Proteins from a single region of Cupriavidus sp. MP-37:
- a CDS encoding amino acid--[acyl-carrier-protein] ligase, with translation MDVHTLTDGAAQGGAAAESGAAARRSKPAPGASGPTFLEQLVAEGLMIPTGVPGLYGRNTTFESICEGMNHVMTRLGHGLGAETLHFPPAMGQADFETSGYMKSFPQLAGTVHSFCGDDKGHRRLLARLEDKDDWTDQQQPTGVVLTPAACYPVYPVIARRGPLPEDGKVVDVMSYCFRHESSREPTRMQLFRQREYVCLGTPQRIAAFREQWLERVPELGTALQLPVEIDVANDPFFGRGGKLVAESQRELRLKFELLIPINDGAPPSACMSFNYHMDHFGHMWNLRSADGAIAHTGCVGIGVERMALALLRHHGLDPARWPQTVRDTLWGG, from the coding sequence ATGGACGTCCATACCCTGACCGACGGCGCTGCCCAGGGCGGCGCCGCGGCCGAGTCCGGCGCCGCCGCGCGGCGCAGCAAGCCGGCGCCGGGCGCCTCCGGCCCCACGTTCCTCGAGCAGCTGGTGGCCGAGGGCCTGATGATCCCGACCGGCGTGCCCGGCCTCTATGGTCGCAACACCACCTTCGAATCGATCTGCGAAGGCATGAACCACGTCATGACGCGCCTGGGGCACGGCCTCGGCGCGGAGACGCTGCACTTCCCGCCGGCCATGGGCCAGGCGGACTTCGAAACCAGCGGCTACATGAAGAGCTTTCCGCAGCTGGCTGGCACCGTCCACAGCTTCTGCGGCGACGACAAGGGCCACCGCCGCCTGCTCGCGCGCCTGGAGGACAAGGACGACTGGACCGACCAGCAGCAGCCGACCGGCGTGGTGCTGACCCCGGCCGCGTGCTATCCGGTCTACCCGGTGATCGCGCGGCGCGGGCCGCTGCCCGAAGACGGCAAGGTGGTCGACGTGATGTCGTACTGCTTCCGCCACGAGTCCTCGCGGGAGCCGACCCGCATGCAGCTGTTCCGCCAGCGCGAGTACGTCTGCCTGGGAACCCCGCAGCGCATCGCCGCGTTCCGCGAGCAGTGGCTCGAACGCGTGCCCGAACTGGGCACGGCGCTGCAGTTGCCGGTGGAGATCGACGTTGCCAACGACCCGTTCTTCGGGCGCGGCGGCAAGCTCGTCGCCGAAAGCCAGCGCGAGCTCAGGCTCAAGTTCGAGCTGCTGATACCGATCAACGACGGCGCGCCGCCCTCGGCGTGCATGAGCTTCAACTACCACATGGACCACTTCGGCCATATGTGGAACCTGCGCAGCGCGGACGGCGCTATTGCGCACACGGGCTGCGTTGGCATCGGCGTCGAGCGCATGGCGCTGGCGCTGCTGCGCCACCACGGGCTGGATCCCGCACGCTGGCCCCAAACCGTCCGCGACACGCTGTGGGGGGGGTAA
- a CDS encoding DNA-binding response regulator: MPTYLIASNEMMCRVLARRLHALDLPKPINCLTPQWLQTPAHAPASAAPAQTATQNSLTVPGRIAAHAGAHRAAALPPDPADIAVIDCSGLEGDPRAWLDQLHARLAPRRWLVLSDRLDPALILHAALLGASGCLALPAAMDLVCAATALVWAGGQCFPRMALSLGAARATAPSLLCATPPTTTG; this comes from the coding sequence ATGCCGACCTACCTGATCGCCAGCAATGAAATGATGTGCCGGGTCCTGGCACGACGCCTGCACGCGCTGGACCTGCCCAAGCCGATCAACTGCCTCACGCCGCAATGGCTGCAGACACCGGCGCACGCCCCGGCATCGGCTGCGCCGGCGCAGACCGCAACGCAAAACTCCCTGACCGTCCCGGGCCGGATCGCTGCGCACGCCGGCGCGCATCGCGCCGCAGCGCTGCCGCCCGACCCCGCGGATATCGCCGTGATCGATTGCAGCGGCCTGGAAGGCGATCCCCGCGCCTGGCTCGACCAGCTGCACGCGCGCCTGGCGCCGCGGCGCTGGCTGGTGTTGTCGGATCGCCTCGATCCCGCGTTGATCCTGCATGCCGCGCTGCTCGGCGCCAGCGGTTGCCTGGCGTTGCCCGCGGCGATGGACCTGGTGTGCGCGGCCACCGCGCTGGTATGGGCCGGCGGCCAGTGTTTTCCGCGCATGGCGCTGTCGCTGGGCGCAGCGCGTGCGACCGCTCCCTCCCTCCTTTGTGCGACCCCTCCTACAACCACCGGATGA
- a CDS encoding glycoside hydrolase family 2 protein has protein sequence MTHATSVATAATGTTLAPGVAVGPCDLAGEWRWLETLAGAAQAPADLAPDAPWLPAPVPGTVAAALRAAGRWDDSAPPPLHRHDYWYCVRFAGSGARTLRCNGLATLAEVWLNGVLVLTTRHMFAAHQVAVQLAGDNTLHLCFRALHPWLRKQRGQVRWKPRMIVPPTLRAVRTTLLGHMPGWCPPVHAVGPWRSIELLDPASADPLHGVRAEASARLDGTDGADGIIALTLHFPGPAPAQARWLAAHGDSEIWGSLTRTSAHVLAGTLRVPHARRWWPHTHGEPALYRVEARLGTQALHCAQVGFRTVEEDRDGEPGAFALRVNGERIFCRGACVSSHDLPGLADSDEAVAGWLRLARDAGMNMVRVSGVTCYPGEAFYRCCDALGLLVWQDFMFANFDYGADPQASRGLMDDAALEVGQWLQSTRAHPAIAVLCGGSEAEQQAAMLGTPRGDWRQPLFDELIPGLVARHRADVVYVRNSPSEGAWPFQPDTGVTHYYGVGAYQRPLADARLANVRFASECLAFANVPGARTLREHGLSQPLHDPRWKARVPRDAGAAWDFEDIRDFYLRALYQVDPPCLRYERPARYLELSRAVVAEVMTEVFSEWRRVGSSCAGGLVWQLQDLLPGAGWGIVDARGRPKSPWHALRAVWQPLQVLLTDEGLNGLHVHVINETAQPRTVLLTLRCLRDGEAVAAQARQVLALRPRESCRIAAAAMLDQFFDFTYAYRFGPPAHDVVLATLHADDDGAGTPLSQAVYLPDRSAAALAPPELHGRVECVQGQWWLHLGTRRFARWVHIEDHAFLPEQDWFHLGPGETRRIRLMHESGPGVAAGAIPSGEIYAVNADRPASYAAPGA, from the coding sequence ATGACCCACGCCACATCCGTTGCAACGGCGGCGACCGGCACGACGCTTGCCCCCGGCGTCGCCGTGGGCCCATGCGATCTCGCCGGCGAATGGCGCTGGCTGGAAACGCTCGCGGGCGCGGCGCAGGCGCCGGCAGACCTCGCCCCCGATGCGCCGTGGCTGCCCGCGCCGGTGCCCGGCACCGTGGCCGCGGCCCTGCGCGCGGCGGGCCGCTGGGACGACAGCGCGCCGCCGCCGCTGCACCGGCATGACTACTGGTATTGCGTGCGCTTTGCCGGCAGCGGCGCGCGCACGCTGCGCTGCAATGGCCTGGCGACGCTGGCCGAGGTATGGCTCAACGGGGTGCTGGTGCTGACCACGCGCCATATGTTCGCCGCCCACCAGGTGGCGGTGCAGCTGGCTGGCGACAACACGCTGCACCTGTGCTTCCGCGCGTTGCATCCGTGGCTGCGCAAGCAGCGCGGCCAGGTCCGCTGGAAGCCGCGCATGATCGTGCCGCCGACGCTGCGCGCGGTCCGCACCACGCTGCTGGGCCATATGCCGGGCTGGTGTCCGCCGGTCCATGCGGTGGGGCCGTGGCGCAGCATCGAGCTGCTCGATCCGGCCAGCGCCGATCCGCTGCACGGCGTGCGCGCCGAGGCCAGCGCGCGGTTGGACGGCACCGACGGCGCCGACGGCATCATTGCGCTGACGCTGCACTTCCCGGGGCCGGCGCCGGCCCAGGCGCGCTGGCTGGCTGCGCATGGCGACAGTGAAATCTGGGGCAGCCTGACGCGTACGTCGGCGCATGTGCTGGCCGGCACGCTGCGCGTGCCGCATGCGCGCCGCTGGTGGCCGCATACGCATGGCGAGCCTGCGCTGTATCGCGTCGAGGCCCGTCTCGGCACGCAGGCGCTGCATTGCGCGCAAGTGGGCTTCCGCACGGTCGAGGAAGACCGCGACGGCGAGCCCGGCGCCTTTGCGCTGCGCGTCAACGGCGAGCGCATCTTCTGCCGCGGCGCCTGCGTGTCCAGCCATGATTTGCCCGGACTGGCCGACAGCGACGAGGCCGTCGCCGGCTGGCTGCGGCTGGCGCGCGACGCGGGCATGAACATGGTGCGGGTCAGCGGCGTCACCTGCTATCCCGGCGAGGCCTTCTACCGTTGCTGCGATGCGCTGGGGCTGCTGGTGTGGCAGGACTTCATGTTCGCCAATTTCGACTACGGCGCGGATCCGCAAGCGTCGCGCGGGCTGATGGACGATGCCGCGCTCGAAGTCGGCCAGTGGCTGCAGTCGACGCGCGCGCACCCGGCCATCGCGGTGCTGTGCGGCGGCAGCGAAGCCGAGCAGCAGGCCGCCATGCTGGGCACGCCGCGCGGCGACTGGCGCCAGCCGCTGTTCGACGAGCTGATCCCCGGCCTGGTGGCCCGGCACCGTGCCGACGTGGTCTATGTGCGCAACTCGCCCAGCGAAGGCGCGTGGCCGTTCCAGCCCGACACCGGCGTCACCCATTACTACGGCGTGGGCGCCTACCAGCGCCCGCTGGCGGATGCGCGGCTGGCCAACGTGCGCTTTGCTTCCGAGTGCCTGGCCTTTGCCAACGTGCCAGGCGCGCGCACGCTGCGCGAACACGGCCTGAGCCAGCCGCTGCACGACCCGCGCTGGAAGGCGCGGGTGCCGCGCGATGCCGGCGCGGCGTGGGACTTCGAGGATATTCGCGACTTCTACCTGCGCGCGCTGTACCAGGTCGATCCGCCGTGTCTGCGCTATGAGCGCCCGGCGCGCTACCTGGAGTTGTCGCGCGCGGTGGTGGCGGAAGTCATGACCGAGGTGTTCAGCGAATGGCGCCGCGTGGGTTCCAGCTGCGCCGGCGGGCTGGTGTGGCAGTTGCAGGACCTGCTGCCCGGCGCCGGCTGGGGCATCGTCGACGCGCGCGGGCGCCCCAAGTCGCCCTGGCATGCCTTGCGCGCGGTGTGGCAGCCGCTGCAGGTGCTGCTGACCGACGAGGGCCTGAACGGCCTGCATGTGCATGTCATCAATGAAACCGCGCAGCCGCGCACGGTGCTGCTGACGCTGCGCTGCCTGCGCGACGGCGAGGCGGTGGCGGCGCAGGCGCGGCAGGTGCTGGCGCTGCGGCCGCGCGAATCCTGCCGGATCGCCGCGGCGGCGATGCTCGACCAGTTCTTCGATTTCACCTACGCCTACCGCTTCGGGCCGCCGGCCCACGACGTGGTGCTGGCCACGCTGCATGCCGATGACGACGGCGCCGGCACGCCGCTGAGCCAGGCGGTCTACCTGCCCGACCGCAGCGCCGCCGCGCTGGCGCCGCCCGAACTGCATGGCCGCGTCGAATGCGTGCAGGGCCAGTGGTGGCTGCACCTCGGCACGCGCCGCTTTGCGCGCTGGGTGCATATCGAGGACCACGCCTTCCTGCCGGAGCAGGACTGGTTCCACCTGGGGCCCGGTGAAACGCGGCGTATCCGCCTGATGCATGAGAGCGGCCCGGGCGTGGCGGCCGGCGCCATCCCTTCGGGCGAGATCTACGCCGTCAACGCCGACCGGCCGGCCAGCTACGCCGCGCCGGGCGCATAG
- a CDS encoding acyl-CoA dehydrogenase family protein, producing the protein MIPMARVALAHSSAGPDAVQASSEALLAAAQAAAAVAQAHADAVDRDARFPQEACDSLREHGLIGAMVPAAHGGAGASLATVAAICRVLGAACASTGMIYAMHQIQVACVLEHGSGSAWHQDLLARIAAEQLLLASATSEEAIGGALRSSGCALNLDGERFHLLKMAPTISYGAHADGILITARRHADAAPSDQVLVCALKPDYTLQSLNAWDTLGMRGTCSNGFRLEASGTLAQVLPVPFGEIADATMTPVSHILWSALWLGICSDAVARAKTFFQGQARVRPGALPPSAARVAEAVSLLQLIEGRLELALEQQRRRHAEPSVSSAFALAAGMNGLKTAVSTLALEAVQQAMLVCGMAGYKHGTPFSLGRHLRDLWSAPLMINNDRILTNTANLLLADRS; encoded by the coding sequence ATGATCCCCATGGCCAGGGTGGCACTGGCGCATTCCAGCGCGGGCCCGGATGCCGTGCAGGCGAGCAGCGAGGCGCTGCTCGCCGCCGCCCAGGCCGCTGCCGCGGTGGCACAGGCGCATGCCGACGCCGTCGACCGCGACGCGCGCTTCCCGCAGGAAGCCTGCGACAGCCTGCGCGAGCATGGCCTGATCGGCGCCATGGTGCCGGCCGCGCACGGCGGTGCCGGCGCCTCGCTGGCCACGGTGGCGGCAATCTGCCGCGTGCTTGGCGCGGCGTGCGCGTCGACCGGCATGATCTACGCCATGCACCAGATCCAGGTGGCCTGCGTGCTCGAACACGGCAGCGGCAGCGCCTGGCACCAGGACTTGCTGGCGCGGATTGCCGCCGAGCAGTTGCTGCTGGCTTCGGCCACCTCCGAGGAAGCCATCGGCGGCGCGCTGCGCAGCAGTGGCTGCGCGCTCAACCTCGACGGCGAGCGCTTCCACCTGCTCAAGATGGCGCCGACGATTTCGTACGGCGCGCATGCCGACGGCATCCTGATCACGGCGCGCCGCCATGCCGATGCCGCGCCGTCGGACCAGGTACTGGTGTGCGCACTGAAACCGGACTACACGCTGCAAAGCCTGAACGCGTGGGACACGCTGGGCATGCGCGGCACCTGCAGCAACGGCTTCCGGCTCGAGGCCAGCGGGACACTGGCGCAGGTGCTGCCGGTGCCGTTCGGCGAGATTGCCGACGCCACCATGACGCCGGTGTCGCACATCCTGTGGAGTGCGCTGTGGCTCGGCATCTGCAGCGATGCGGTGGCGCGCGCCAAGACCTTCTTCCAGGGGCAGGCACGCGTGCGGCCCGGCGCGCTGCCGCCGTCGGCGGCGCGCGTGGCAGAAGCGGTGAGCCTGCTGCAGCTGATCGAAGGGCGCCTGGAACTGGCGCTGGAACAGCAGCGCCGGCGCCATGCCGAGCCGTCGGTGTCGAGCGCATTCGCGCTGGCCGCGGGCATGAACGGGCTCAAGACCGCGGTGTCCACGCTGGCGCTGGAGGCGGTGCAGCAGGCCATGCTGGTGTGCGGCATGGCGGGCTACAAGCACGGCACGCCGTTCAGCCTGGGCCGCCACTTGCGCGATCTGTGGTCGGCGCCGCTGATGATCAACAACGATCGCATCCTGACCAACACGGCCAATCTGTTGCTGGCCGACCGTTCCTGA
- a CDS encoding undecaprenyl-phosphate glucose phosphotransferase, translating to MASSSTFAAERHTALHLLYRLADAVLVGACAVMIGALYFPEGIRGAAPVHGFLAALCSIGVLAVFPAFGIYESWRGRSRAALVLRLLAAWATVFIVGLMTAFLMHQIAAVSRVWSLGWFGSSLLALAGVRAVMFRMLGNVREQGINAKRVVIFGYGPLGREMYLRVDQIRAAGYRVVGIYHEEPIAVPDGVVSLRTMEEVNLFVRSQAVREIWLTLPMVACRDLYDVVRQFRNELIDIRWIPDVMSVELLGHRFSEFLGLPVIDLNSPPVSGITGLLKASFDRAFALAALVGLAPLLLVVAVLVKLSSPGPVLFRQRRLGMDGRPFDVFKFRTMRQHADVGVTQAVRGDARVTRVGAFLRRTSLDELPQFLNVLRGEMSVVGPRPHAMEHNELYKELIDRYMLRHRVKPGITGWAQINGLRGQTDTVEKMRRRIEFDIYYIQHWSFQLDLQIILRTALHGWTGASAY from the coding sequence ATGGCATCCAGTTCGACCTTTGCGGCAGAGCGCCACACGGCGCTGCACTTGTTGTACCGGCTCGCCGACGCGGTGCTGGTAGGCGCCTGCGCGGTCATGATCGGTGCGCTGTACTTTCCGGAGGGCATCCGCGGCGCCGCGCCGGTGCACGGCTTCCTGGCCGCGCTGTGCTCAATCGGGGTGCTGGCGGTGTTTCCCGCCTTCGGCATCTATGAATCGTGGCGCGGGCGCAGCCGCGCGGCGCTGGTGCTGCGCCTGCTCGCCGCGTGGGCCACGGTGTTTATCGTCGGGCTGATGACCGCGTTCCTGATGCACCAGATCGCCGCGGTGTCGCGGGTCTGGTCGCTGGGCTGGTTCGGCTCCAGCCTGCTGGCGCTGGCGGGGGTGCGTGCCGTCATGTTCCGCATGCTGGGCAATGTGCGCGAGCAGGGCATCAACGCCAAGCGCGTGGTGATCTTCGGCTACGGCCCGCTGGGGCGCGAGATGTACCTGCGCGTGGACCAGATCCGCGCCGCGGGCTATCGCGTGGTCGGCATCTACCATGAGGAGCCGATCGCGGTACCCGACGGCGTGGTATCGCTGCGCACCATGGAGGAGGTCAACCTGTTCGTGCGCAGCCAGGCGGTCAGGGAGATCTGGCTGACGCTGCCGATGGTGGCATGCCGCGACCTGTACGACGTGGTGCGGCAGTTCCGCAATGAGCTGATCGACATCCGCTGGATCCCCGACGTCATGTCGGTGGAGCTGCTCGGCCACCGCTTCAGCGAGTTCCTCGGCCTGCCCGTGATCGACCTGAACAGCCCGCCGGTGTCGGGCATCACCGGCCTGCTCAAGGCCAGCTTCGACCGCGCCTTCGCGCTGGCGGCGCTGGTCGGACTGGCGCCGCTGCTGCTGGTGGTGGCGGTGCTGGTGAAGCTGTCGTCGCCCGGGCCGGTGCTGTTCCGCCAGCGGCGCCTCGGCATGGACGGGCGCCCGTTCGATGTCTTCAAGTTCCGCACCATGCGCCAGCACGCCGACGTGGGCGTGACGCAGGCGGTACGCGGCGATGCGCGCGTGACGCGGGTCGGCGCCTTCCTGCGCCGCACCAGCCTGGACGAGCTGCCCCAGTTCCTGAATGTGCTGCGCGGCGAGATGTCGGTGGTGGGCCCGCGCCCCCATGCGATGGAGCACAACGAGCTCTACAAGGAGCTGATCGACCGCTACATGCTGCGGCACCGGGTCAAGCCGGGCATCACCGGCTGGGCCCAGATCAACGGCCTGCGCGGCCAGACCGATACCGTCGAGAAGATGCGCCGGCGTATCGAGTTCGACATCTACTACATCCAGCACTGGTCGTTCCAGCTCGACCTGCAGATCATCCTGCGCACCGCGCTGCACGGCTGGACCGGCGCCAGTGCGTATTGA
- a CDS encoding DUF1839 family protein, translated as MYGDGRARVRAGRSTWHGGNPVWSHANQQIDLWVELLQGWDLEPIAALPFTVAQDFEGDQFTLSAFPANDLERLYGIVTHELSMYDRLEAHVATQTARGNVVLLEVDSYQLPQPAGTYRRQHMRSCIGIDVLVPEAAAVGYFHGDGYHTASGEDYAAIFRPATVGYGELAAFPHASVARRRFAALTDAALMRTSLELLRHHLSRRPQHNPISVFRMAFPGHLEHLMARGEPNFQVYAASVLRQLGVNFELLGRYLRWLVLHGHSLPDCIGEACYTMASEAMVMQFRLMRAVISRKSDPCQDCLDQLEQAYQGTVPALASHFGASVA; from the coding sequence ATGTACGGCGACGGCAGGGCCAGGGTTCGCGCAGGCCGCTCCACCTGGCATGGCGGCAATCCGGTCTGGTCCCATGCGAACCAGCAGATCGACCTGTGGGTCGAGTTGCTGCAGGGCTGGGACCTCGAGCCGATTGCCGCGTTGCCGTTCACCGTGGCACAGGACTTCGAGGGCGACCAGTTCACGCTCTCGGCCTTCCCCGCCAACGACCTCGAACGCCTGTACGGCATCGTCACGCACGAGCTGTCGATGTACGACCGGCTCGAGGCGCATGTGGCCACCCAGACCGCGCGCGGCAACGTGGTGCTGCTGGAAGTCGACAGCTACCAGCTGCCGCAGCCGGCCGGCACCTATCGCCGCCAGCATATGCGCTCGTGCATCGGCATTGACGTATTGGTGCCCGAGGCCGCCGCCGTCGGCTACTTCCACGGCGACGGCTACCACACCGCCAGCGGCGAGGACTATGCCGCCATCTTCCGCCCGGCGACGGTGGGCTACGGCGAGCTCGCGGCGTTTCCGCATGCGTCGGTGGCGCGGCGGCGCTTTGCCGCGCTGACCGATGCCGCGCTGATGCGGACTTCGCTGGAACTGCTGCGCCATCACCTGTCGCGCCGTCCGCAGCACAACCCGATCAGCGTGTTCCGCATGGCGTTCCCAGGCCATCTCGAACACCTGATGGCGCGCGGCGAGCCCAACTTCCAGGTTTATGCGGCCAGCGTGCTGCGCCAGCTGGGCGTCAATTTCGAACTGCTCGGGCGTTACCTGCGCTGGCTGGTGCTGCACGGGCACTCGCTGCCCGATTGCATCGGCGAGGCCTGCTACACCATGGCGTCCGAAGCCATGGTGATGCAGTTCCGGCTGATGCGCGCGGTGATCAGCCGCAAGTCCGATCCCTGCCAGGACTGCCTGGACCAGCTCGAGCAGGCCTACCAGGGCACGGTGCCGGCCCTGGCCTCGCACTTCGGCGCGAGCGTGGCATGA
- a CDS encoding acyl carrier protein: protein MKATIRSILGEVARLDVPLANLADSDDLYAAGLSSLATVHVMLALENAFDIEIPDQMLTRQLFRSVDSLAAAVEQIRQQQEAA, encoded by the coding sequence ATGAAAGCAACCATCCGCAGCATCCTGGGCGAAGTTGCCCGGCTCGATGTGCCGCTCGCCAATCTGGCAGACAGCGATGACCTGTATGCCGCCGGCCTGTCGTCGCTGGCCACCGTGCACGTGATGCTCGCGCTCGAGAACGCTTTCGACATCGAGATCCCGGACCAGATGCTGACGCGCCAGCTGTTCCGCAGCGTCGATTCCCTGGCCGCCGCGGTCGAGCAGATCCGGCAGCAGCAGGAGGCGGCATGA
- a CDS encoding phosphatase PAP2 family protein has translation MSHWHLVSLFGESAYLLPCAVFLALWLYWRGAPGSARHWVLAFAAAALLVLVSKLAFLGWGIGSAALNFTGFSGHAMMAAAVLPVLLYLAVPAAWQRLGWIAAAAGVGLALLVGVSRLALHAHSVSEVAGGLGVGLCVSLPFILRRTTPHGPLAMVLASVVLATALVMPMTGTVGASHALIQQLAMLLSGRDRPFQRGEWAMHRRAPAPADIHAAVRCGHC, from the coding sequence ATGAGCCACTGGCATCTCGTTTCCCTGTTCGGCGAATCCGCGTACCTGCTGCCTTGCGCCGTGTTCCTGGCGCTGTGGCTGTACTGGCGCGGCGCGCCTGGCAGCGCGCGCCACTGGGTGCTGGCGTTCGCCGCGGCGGCGCTGCTGGTGCTGGTGTCCAAGCTCGCGTTCCTGGGCTGGGGCATCGGCAGCGCGGCGCTTAACTTCACCGGCTTCTCCGGCCACGCGATGATGGCGGCGGCGGTGCTGCCGGTGCTGCTCTACCTGGCGGTGCCGGCCGCGTGGCAGCGCCTGGGCTGGATCGCGGCCGCCGCGGGCGTGGGCCTGGCGCTGCTGGTGGGGGTGTCGCGGCTGGCGCTGCATGCGCACTCGGTGTCCGAGGTGGCGGGCGGCCTGGGCGTGGGCCTGTGCGTGAGCCTGCCGTTCATCCTGCGGCGCACCACGCCGCACGGACCGCTGGCGATGGTGCTGGCGAGCGTGGTGCTGGCCACCGCGCTGGTGATGCCGATGACCGGCACGGTGGGCGCGTCGCACGCGCTGATCCAGCAACTTGCCATGCTGCTGTCCGGCCGCGACCGCCCCTTCCAGCGCGGCGAATGGGCCATGCACCGGCGCGCGCCGGCGCCCGCTGACATCCACGCCGCGGTGCGCTGCGGACACTGCTGA
- a CDS encoding response regulator transcription factor, with translation MATILLIEPHPLLRLGLRHLLAQAHLQGDLLDIDPLAPVDSDLWLNDADLMVYGLPADHASGWSMLEQLCQRLRPQRVLVLSEQALPALPEAGLPEPVRGCVPKHCSADALDAAVRLVLAGGECFPASSQPLPGRHAGMETAAPGDARVVALRPAVDDAGHDSAAPVAQRHFAAHATAYETPSAGAHLLNITERQYEVLALLARGYPIKTVSRMLNISIATAKTHACTLYQRLHVRNKGEAVYVALQKGATLNWAGPDAAALSARVPAPVSQAA, from the coding sequence ATGGCCACCATCCTCTTGATCGAGCCTCACCCCCTCCTGCGCCTGGGTCTGCGCCACCTGCTGGCCCAAGCACACCTCCAGGGCGACCTGCTGGACATCGATCCGCTGGCGCCCGTCGATTCCGACCTGTGGCTCAACGATGCCGACCTGATGGTCTACGGACTGCCGGCCGACCACGCCAGCGGCTGGTCCATGCTGGAGCAGCTGTGCCAGCGGCTGCGGCCGCAGCGGGTGCTGGTCCTCAGCGAGCAGGCGCTGCCGGCGCTGCCCGAGGCCGGACTGCCGGAGCCGGTGCGTGGCTGCGTGCCGAAGCATTGCAGCGCCGACGCGCTGGATGCGGCGGTGCGGCTGGTGCTGGCCGGCGGCGAATGCTTCCCGGCGTCCAGCCAGCCGCTGCCGGGCCGGCACGCCGGCATGGAAACCGCTGCCCCCGGCGATGCCCGGGTGGTGGCGCTGCGCCCTGCGGTGGACGACGCCGGGCACGACAGCGCGGCGCCGGTGGCGCAACGCCACTTCGCCGCGCACGCCACCGCCTACGAAACGCCATCGGCGGGCGCGCACCTGCTCAACATCACCGAGCGCCAGTACGAAGTGCTGGCGTTGCTGGCGCGGGGCTATCCGATCAAGACCGTCAGCCGCATGCTGAACATCTCGATCGCCACCGCCAAGACGCATGCCTGCACCCTGTATCAGCGCCTGCATGTGCGCAACAAGGGCGAAGCGGTCTATGTGGCCCTGCAAAAGGGCGCCACGCTCAACTGGGCGGGACCCGACGCGGCGGCGCTGTCGGCGCGGGTGCCGGCGCCGGTGAGCCAGGCGGCTTGA